The following coding sequences lie in one Candidatus Omnitrophota bacterium genomic window:
- a CDS encoding HPr family phosphocarrier protein, whose product MLRVEKEITVTTDQGLHARPAALFVQIANKFDSEITVRKGPELVNGKSIMGILMLAAEKGSKLIVSAEGDDAQEAA is encoded by the coding sequence ATGTTAAGAGTTGAAAAAGAAATTACTGTTACAACGGATCAAGGGTTGCATGCACGACCTGCAGCTTTGTTTGTTCAGATTGCTAATAAATTTGATTCCGAAATTACAGTGCGTAAGGGGCCTGAATTGGTTAATGGAAAATCAATTATGGGTATTTTGATGTTGGCTGCGGAAAAAGGGAGCAAGCTTATTGTATCGGCTGAGGGAGATGATGCACAAGAAGCTGCA